The following coding sequences lie in one Mesorhizobium sp. DCY119 genomic window:
- the phnG gene encoding phosphonate C-P lyase system protein PhnG, whose translation MKTDRRQEREEAAGRKAAMAALSHAPGDRLKALWAEAGLPRDAQKLRGPETGLVTVRGRIGGGGAPFNFGEATVTRATVRVEGGAVGHAYALGRDKEKALLSAIADALWQDASRRAEIEASIIEPLRAEQLAADETRRAETAATKVDFFTMVRGED comes from the coding sequence ATGAAAACAGACAGACGGCAGGAAAGGGAAGAGGCGGCGGGCCGCAAGGCAGCGATGGCAGCACTCTCCCATGCACCCGGAGACAGGCTCAAGGCGTTGTGGGCTGAGGCCGGCTTGCCGCGTGATGCGCAGAAGCTTCGCGGGCCGGAGACGGGTCTCGTCACCGTGCGCGGCCGCATCGGCGGTGGCGGTGCGCCATTCAATTTCGGCGAGGCGACCGTCACCCGCGCCACGGTGCGGGTCGAGGGTGGCGCGGTCGGCCACGCCTATGCGCTCGGCCGCGACAAGGAAAAGGCGCTTCTCTCGGCCATCGCCGATGCGCTCTGGCAGGACGCATCGCGCCGTGCCGAGATCGAGGCCAGCATCATCGAGCCGCTGCGCGCGGAACAGCTTGCTGCCGACGAGACGCGTCGCGCCGAGACGGCGGCGACGAAGGTCGATTTCTTCACCATGGTACGCGGAGAGGATTGA
- a CDS encoding carbon-phosphorus lyase complex subunit PhnI, producing MYVAVKGGDAAISNAHQLLADRRRGDRSVPALRLDQIVEQLALGVDRVMAEGSLYDRELAALALAQARGDMIEAIFLVRAYRTTLPRFGYTLPIDTAAMQVERRISATYKDLPGGQLLGPTFDYTHRLLDPEIAAGAPVAEPEQREAEAGRMPRVSEILAHEGLIESDGELPEDHVTGDLTREPVEFPLERDLRLQALSRGDEGFLLALAYSTQRGYGRSHPFVGEVRIGEVEVEIDVPELPFAVPLGRIRVTECQMVNQFKGSAKVPPQFTRGYGLVFGQSERKAMAMSLCDRALRAREFGEDVVAPAQDEEFVISHSDNVQATGFVEHLKLPHYVDFQAELGLVRGMRAEHEARQRGDDQETREAAE from the coding sequence ATGTATGTGGCCGTAAAGGGCGGTGATGCCGCCATTTCCAACGCACACCAGCTGCTCGCCGACCGTCGGCGCGGCGACCGCTCCGTGCCCGCCCTGCGCCTCGACCAGATCGTCGAGCAGCTGGCGCTGGGTGTCGATCGCGTCATGGCCGAAGGTTCGCTCTACGATCGCGAACTGGCGGCACTCGCCCTCGCACAGGCGCGCGGCGACATGATCGAGGCGATCTTCCTCGTCCGCGCCTATCGCACCACTCTGCCGCGCTTTGGCTATACGCTCCCGATCGACACCGCCGCCATGCAGGTCGAGCGCCGCATTTCCGCGACCTACAAGGACCTGCCCGGCGGCCAGCTTCTCGGCCCGACCTTTGATTACACGCATCGCCTGCTCGACCCCGAAATCGCCGCCGGTGCGCCGGTAGCCGAACCCGAACAGCGCGAGGCCGAAGCTGGCCGAATGCCGCGTGTCTCGGAAATCCTCGCCCATGAAGGGCTGATCGAAAGCGACGGCGAACTGCCGGAAGACCACGTCACCGGCGATCTCACCCGCGAGCCGGTGGAGTTTCCGCTGGAGCGCGACCTGCGCCTGCAGGCACTTTCGCGCGGCGACGAGGGCTTTTTGCTGGCGCTCGCCTATTCCACCCAGCGTGGCTATGGCCGCAGCCATCCCTTCGTTGGCGAGGTCCGCATCGGCGAGGTCGAGGTTGAAATCGACGTGCCGGAACTGCCCTTCGCCGTGCCCCTCGGCCGCATCCGCGTCACCGAATGTCAGATGGTCAACCAGTTCAAGGGTTCGGCCAAGGTGCCGCCGCAGTTCACGCGCGGCTACGGTCTCGTCTTCGGCCAGTCCGAACGCAAGGCCATGGCGATGTCGCTATGCGACCGCGCCCTGCGCGCCCGCGAGTTCGGCGAGGATGTCGTTGCCCCCGCGCAGGACGAGGAATTCGTCATCTCGCATTCCGACAACGTCCAGGCCACCGGCTTCGTCGAGCATCTGAAGTTGCCGCACTATGTCGATTTCCAGGCCGAACTCGGTCTCGTGCGCGGCATGCGCGCCGAGCACGAAGCGCGCCAGCGCGGCGACGATCAGGAAACACGGGAGGCCGCGGAATGA
- the phnK gene encoding phosphonate C-P lyase system protein PhnK: MTDEPLFRVTSLSKYYGSRVGCEDITFDLWPGEVLAVVGESGSGKTTLLNCMSTRLMPTSGTAAYRMRDGTWRDLYRMSEAERRFLMRTDWGFVHQNPADGLRMTVSAGANVGERLMAVGDRHYGNIRSTAIDWLGRVEIDEDRIDDQPRAFSGGMRQRLQIARNLVTGPRLVFMDEPTGGLDVSVQARLLDLLRGLVTDLGLAAIVVTHDLAVARLLSQRMMVMKDGRVVETGLTDRVLDDPRAPYTQLLVSSILQV; this comes from the coding sequence ATGACCGACGAACCGCTTTTCCGCGTTACATCACTCTCAAAATATTACGGCTCGCGCGTCGGCTGCGAGGACATCACCTTCGATCTCTGGCCGGGCGAGGTTCTGGCCGTGGTCGGCGAATCCGGCTCGGGCAAGACGACGCTGCTCAATTGCATGTCGACCCGGCTGATGCCGACTTCGGGCACCGCCGCCTACCGCATGCGCGACGGTACCTGGCGCGACCTCTACCGCATGAGCGAGGCGGAACGCCGCTTTCTCATGCGCACCGACTGGGGTTTCGTCCACCAGAACCCAGCCGACGGTTTGCGCATGACGGTTTCGGCCGGCGCCAATGTCGGCGAGCGGCTGATGGCGGTGGGCGACCGCCACTACGGCAACATCCGCTCGACCGCCATCGACTGGCTCGGCCGCGTCGAGATCGACGAGGACCGTATCGACGACCAGCCGCGCGCCTTCTCCGGCGGCATGCGCCAGCGGCTCCAGATCGCGCGCAATCTCGTCACCGGCCCGCGTCTCGTCTTCATGGACGAGCCGACCGGTGGCCTCGATGTTTCGGTGCAGGCGCGCCTGCTCGATCTCCTGCGCGGCCTCGTCACCGATCTCGGGCTGGCGGCCATCGTCGTCACCCACGACCTTGCCGTCGCGCGGCTCCTGTCGCAGCGCATGATGGTGATGAAGGACGGCCGCGTCGTCGAAACCGGCCTCACCGACCGCGTGCTCGACGATCCCCGCGCGCCCTACACGCAGCTTCTCGTGTCTTCGATCTTGCAGGTCTAG
- a CDS encoding PaaI family thioesterase yields the protein MNLAAEMGPGLTGLEQLRALIASGGRPPIAETLDFRLVQVDDGFAVFEGTPSLSVYNPIGMVHGGYAATLLDSACGCAVHSKLSATQAYSTLELKVAYHKAITKDTGLLRAEGRVLSFGRRAGFSEAKLTDSAGKLYASATSTLIVMER from the coding sequence ATGAATCTTGCCGCCGAAATGGGCCCCGGCCTGACCGGGCTCGAACAGCTTCGGGCGCTGATCGCTTCGGGCGGGCGTCCGCCCATAGCCGAAACGCTGGATTTCCGGCTGGTCCAGGTCGACGACGGCTTTGCCGTCTTCGAAGGCACGCCCAGCCTGTCGGTCTACAACCCCATCGGCATGGTCCATGGCGGCTACGCCGCCACGCTGCTCGATTCGGCCTGCGGCTGCGCCGTCCACTCGAAACTCAGCGCCACCCAGGCCTATTCTACGCTGGAACTGAAGGTCGCCTACCACAAGGCGATCACCAAGGACACCGGCCTGCTGCGCGCCGAAGGCCGCGTGCTTTCCTTCGGCCGCCGCGCCGGGTTTTCCGAAGCCAAGCTCACCGACAGCGCCGGCAAGCTCTACGCGAGTGCGACGTCTACGCTGATCGTGATGGAGCGGTAG
- the phnF gene encoding phosphonate metabolism transcriptional regulator PhnF, giving the protein MGSEDSQLSMERRSGVALWRQVADRIRHGIGGGTLGDGQKLPPEIWLSEHFGVNRHTVRAAIAALVQEGVLRAEQGRGTFIESRKRLAYPISARTRFSTGMQHQTRDRRGILLGHQQEEASARVAEALALEPGAPVLRLETVSEADGRRVGRATGWFDAVRFPGFEKAYAETGSITSSFARYGVNDYLRRSTLVSARHADTDDLENLKLSPGAIVLVAIAINDDLEGRPIQFAETRFAADLVELTVES; this is encoded by the coding sequence ATGGGCTCGGAAGACAGTCAACTCAGTATGGAGCGGCGCAGCGGGGTCGCGCTGTGGCGGCAGGTCGCCGACCGCATCCGGCATGGCATCGGCGGCGGCACGCTCGGCGACGGGCAAAAATTGCCGCCGGAAATCTGGCTGTCCGAGCACTTTGGCGTGAACCGGCACACGGTGCGCGCGGCAATCGCAGCGCTCGTGCAGGAAGGCGTGCTGCGGGCCGAACAGGGCCGCGGCACCTTCATCGAAAGCCGCAAGCGGCTTGCCTATCCGATCTCGGCACGCACGCGCTTTTCCACAGGCATGCAGCATCAGACGCGCGACCGGCGCGGCATACTTCTGGGCCATCAACAGGAAGAAGCCAGTGCGCGCGTGGCGGAAGCGCTGGCGCTTGAACCAGGCGCGCCGGTGCTGCGGCTGGAAACGGTGAGTGAAGCGGACGGACGGCGTGTGGGGCGTGCGACGGGCTGGTTCGATGCCGTGCGCTTTCCCGGTTTCGAGAAAGCCTATGCCGAGACGGGCTCGATCACCTCATCCTTCGCGCGTTATGGCGTGAATGACTATCTGCGCCGCTCGACGCTGGTCTCGGCGCGCCATGCCGATACCGACGATCTGGAAAACCTGAAGCTCTCGCCCGGCGCGATCGTACTGGTGGCGATTGCGATCAATGATGATCTTGAGGGGCGGCCGATCCAATTTGCCGAAACGCGCTTTGCCGCGGATCTGGTGGAGCTGACGGTGGAGAGTTGA
- the phnH gene encoding phosphonate C-P lyase system protein PhnH has product METQAIDGGFANPVFDAQAVFRAVMDAMARPGTIQPCDGLTVPPAPLSPVAGAVALTFCDNDTPLWLDPALQASAAAKHWLGFHSGAPLAHTPADAHFALVSSPAELIALENFAQGTQEYPDRSTTLILQVESLSAGENLLLEGPGIEKAAMLAPTPLPRHFVEQWKQNRARFPRGVDVILAAPEGIACLPRTTRIKTMEA; this is encoded by the coding sequence ATGGAAACGCAGGCAATCGATGGCGGCTTCGCCAATCCAGTATTCGATGCGCAGGCGGTGTTTCGCGCCGTCATGGACGCCATGGCCCGTCCCGGCACCATCCAGCCCTGCGACGGCCTGACCGTGCCGCCGGCACCGCTGTCGCCGGTCGCGGGTGCTGTCGCACTGACCTTCTGCGACAACGACACGCCGCTCTGGCTCGATCCTGCCTTGCAGGCCTCTGCCGCCGCAAAGCACTGGCTTGGCTTTCACAGCGGCGCGCCGCTTGCCCACACGCCGGCGGATGCGCATTTCGCGCTCGTCTCCAGCCCGGCCGAGTTGATCGCGCTTGAGAATTTCGCGCAAGGCACGCAGGAATATCCCGATCGCTCTACCACGCTCATCCTGCAGGTGGAGAGCCTGTCTGCGGGCGAAAACCTGCTGCTCGAAGGCCCCGGCATCGAGAAGGCTGCAATGCTCGCGCCCACCCCGCTGCCGCGTCATTTCGTCGAACAGTGGAAGCAGAACCGCGCCCGCTTTCCGCGCGGCGTCGATGTCATTCTGGCAGCACCAGAAGGCATCGCCTGCCTGCCGCGCACCACGCGTATCAAGACCATGGAGGCCTGA
- the fosX gene encoding FosX/FosE/FosI family fosfomycin resistance hydrolase, which yields MIEGLSHITFIVRDLERMTAILAGVFDAREVYASGDDRFSLSREKFFLIGDLWIAIMEGEPLPSRSYNHIAFKIDEVDFDRYVDRAKALGLDMRPPRPRVEGEGRSIYFYDDDNHLFELHTGTLAERLARYAKGLEPAQ from the coding sequence ATGATCGAAGGTCTCTCGCACATCACCTTCATCGTGCGTGATCTCGAGCGTATGACGGCGATTCTCGCCGGAGTCTTCGACGCTCGCGAGGTCTATGCCAGCGGCGACGACCGTTTCTCGCTGTCTCGCGAAAAATTCTTCCTGATTGGCGATCTCTGGATCGCGATCATGGAGGGCGAGCCGTTGCCTTCGCGCAGCTACAACCACATCGCCTTCAAGATCGATGAGGTCGATTTCGACCGCTATGTCGACCGCGCCAAGGCGCTTGGGCTCGACATGCGCCCGCCACGTCCTCGCGTCGAGGGCGAAGGACGGTCGATCTATTTCTACGATGATGACAACCATTTGTTCGAGCTGCACACCGGCACGCTGGCCGAGCGTTTGGCGCGGTATGCGAAAGGTCTGGAGCCTGCACAATGA